The following proteins are co-located in the Physeter macrocephalus isolate SW-GA unplaced genomic scaffold, ASM283717v5 random_237, whole genome shotgun sequence genome:
- the PNMA8A gene encoding LOW QUALITY PROTEIN: paraneoplastic antigen-like protein 8A (The sequence of the model RefSeq protein was modified relative to this genomic sequence to represent the inferred CDS: deleted 1 base in 1 codon), whose amino-acid sequence MAATLLEDWCQGMEVDIHRCLLVTGIPEDCGQVEIAETLNGVLSPLGPYFVLNKIFLREENAKAALVEVGEGVNLRAIPREFPGRGGIWRVVCRDPTQDAEFLKNLSEFLAAEGRTWEDVVCLLQLSQSPPPQNQNQPPENWAEALGVLLGAVVQIIFYMDGEIRSREEARAQEAAEAQAAASLALATARKVKEEPGWAAEVGSALKMENLHGWNDVDDEGDPLEPLVQKAGAKTRPRRKKQKKTPKQEPVPWKKSRGNHSHSSAFLEDPEADAENMERSEYIRSNKKPCVKQEGSALKKALAKCAWKSPSNPPHDAQAEAASPGVASESDQDGGPEGPPKKKAMGWASAKSPAPTRKKKKVSLGPVSYVLVDSEDTRKKPESPKKGQGSRRDALARKALRSPQPAESPASTSQGPKAKPQGSPHASSGENDNRSHLGCVNKWMTGQEQQGQVGTEEPKGTESQMVIEGDPSAVEGVGDTPVEVLEAGSPDPPPRSP is encoded by the exons ATGGCGGCGACCCTTTTGGAGGACTGGTGCCAGGGGATGGAAGTGGACATCCACAGGTGCCTGTTGGTCACAGGCATCCCGGAGGACTGTGGCCAAGTGGAAATTGCGGAGACCTTGAATGGGGTCCTGTCCCCGCTGGGCCCATACTTTGTGCTCAACAAGATTTTTTTGAGGGAAGAGAATGCCAAAGCTGCCCTCGTTGAGGTAGGCGAGGGTGTGAATCTGAGGGCCATACCCCGGGAGTTCCCAGGAAGGGGGGGCATCTGGAGAGTGGTCTGTAGGGACCCCACCCAGGatgctgagtttttaaaaaacctgagTGAATTCCTGGCTGCAGAGGGGCGCACCTGGGAGGATGTGGTCTGCCTGCTGCAGCTCAGCCAGTCCCCACCACCCCAGAACCAGAATCAGCCCCCAGAGAACTGGGCAGAAGCTTTGGGGGTGCTTCTGGGGGCGGTGGTGCAAATCATCTTCTACATGGATGGCGAGATCCGCAGCCGGGAGGAAGCTAGGGCTCAAGAGGCTGCTGAGGCCCAAGCAGCGGCATCCTTGGCTTTGGCAACAGCAAGGAAGGTCAAGGAGGAGCCAGGGTGGGCTGCAGAGGTGGGCTCTGCCTTGAAGATGGAGAACCTGCACGGCTGGAATGACGTGGATGATGAGGGTGACCCTCTTGAACCTCTGGTTCAAAAGGCTGGAGCCAAGACTCGCCccaggagaaagaagcagaaaaaaacgCCCAAGCAGGAACCAGTGCCCTGGAAGAAATCCAGAGGCAACCATTCCCACAGCTCGGCCTTCTTGGAGGATCCCGAAGCTGATGCTGAAAATATGGAGAGGTCAGAATATATCAGGAGCAACAAAAAGCCCTGTGTGAAGCAGGAAGGGTCGGCTTTGAAGAAGGCCCTAGCGAAATGTGCCTGGAAGTCTCCCAGCAACCCGCCCCACGACGCCCAGGCAGAAGCTGCGAGCCCTGGAGTTGCCTCTGAGTCAGACCAAGATGGTGGTCCAGAGGGCCCACCAAAGAAGAAGGCCATGGGCTGGGCCTCGGCAAAGAGCCCTGCTCCCacgaggaagaaaaagaaggtgagCTTGGGCCCTGTCTCTTACGTCCTTGTCGATTCGGAAGACACCAGGAAGAAGCCAGAGAGTCCAAAGAAAGGGCAAGGCTCGAGAAGGGATGCATTGGCTCGGAAGGCCCTTCGGAGCCCACAGCCCGCTGAGTCACCAGCCTCAACCTCCCAGGGTCCGAAGGCCAAGCCACAAGGCTCTCCGCATGCCTCCAGTGGTGAGAATGACAACAGAAGTCATTTGGGTTGTGTCAACAAGTGGATGACGGGGCAGGAGCAGCAA GGGCAGGTGGGGACGGAGGAACCCAAGGGGACAGAGAGCCAAATGGTCATTGAGGGGGATCCCAGTGCAGTGGAGGGAGTGGGTGACACACCAGTTGAGGTTTTAGAGGCTGGGAGCCCTGACCCCCCTCCTAGGAGCCCCTGA